The following are encoded in a window of Bacillus sp. es.036 genomic DNA:
- the rplA gene encoding 50S ribosomal protein L1 gives MAKRGKKYQEAAKLVERTTFYEPQEAVELVKKTSVGNFDGTVEAAVRLGVDPKKNDQQVRGAVVLPNGTGKTQRVLVFAKGEKAKAAEAAGADYVGEADYIAKINEGWFEFDVIVATPDMMGEVGKLGRVLGPKGLMPNPKTGTVTFDVEKAVNEIKAGKVEYRVDRAGNVHAPIGKVSFEADKLVENLNTLVETLVKVKPAAAKGTYLKNISVTSTMGPGVKVNASTYR, from the coding sequence ATGGCAAAAAGAGGTAAGAAATACCAGGAGGCTGCCAAGCTAGTTGAACGTACAACTTTCTATGAGCCTCAAGAAGCAGTTGAACTTGTTAAAAAGACTTCTGTAGGAAACTTTGATGGAACAGTTGAAGCAGCAGTTCGTCTTGGAGTAGACCCTAAGAAAAACGACCAGCAGGTTCGTGGCGCGGTTGTACTTCCAAACGGAACTGGTAAAACTCAACGCGTTCTTGTTTTCGCAAAAGGCGAAAAAGCGAAAGCGGCTGAAGCAGCTGGCGCTGACTATGTTGGAGAAGCTGATTACATCGCTAAAATCAACGAAGGTTGGTTTGAGTTTGACGTAATCGTTGCAACTCCAGATATGATGGGCGAAGTTGGTAAGCTTGGTCGTGTTCTTGGACCAAAAGGCTTAATGCCAAACCCGAAAACTGGAACGGTAACGTTCGATGTTGAAAAGGCAGTTAACGAAATCAAAGCTGGTAAAGTAGAGTACCGTGTTGACCGTGCTGGTAACGTCCATGCACCGATCGGTAAAGTATCATTTGAAGCTGACAAGCTTGTAGAAAACTTAAACACACTTGTAGAAACACTTGTGAAAGTTAAGCCTGCAGCAGCAAAAGGTACGTACCTTAAAAACATTTCGGTTACATCTACTATGGGACCTGGTGTTAAAGTTAACGCATCAACTTACCGCTAA